The following are encoded in a window of Rosa chinensis cultivar Old Blush chromosome 4, RchiOBHm-V2, whole genome shotgun sequence genomic DNA:
- the LOC121052487 gene encoding uncharacterized protein LOC121052487, whose amino-acid sequence MRISHHSRRLHRTFPCLLLPQLLRLLSSPSLRHLNHRPSRRQARGDFQLQSVTRGRGRVFGHLPLTGGVRLNYAEMERKFTVYIYPNGDQNTFFQMPRKLTWKYSSEGYFFQNIRKGRFQTEDPGQAQLFFIPISCHKMRGKGTSYENMTIIVQNYVESF is encoded by the exons ATGAGGATCTCTCATCACTCTCGCCGTCTTCACCGTACTTTCCCTTGCCTACTTCTCCCTCAACTTCTCCGTCTCCTCTCCTCCCCCTCCCTCCGTCACCTCAACCATCGACCTTCCCGTCGTCAGGCAAGAGGAGACTTCCAACTCCAATCTGTCAcccgaggaagaggaagagtttTTGGACATTTACCACTCACCGGAGGTGTTCGGTTGAACTACGCCGAAATGGAGCGGAAATTCACGGTGTATATTTATCCAAACGGCGATCAGAACACGTTTTTCCAGATGCCGAGGAAGCTCACCTGGAAATATTCTAGTGAGGGATATTTCTTTCAGAATATTAGAAAGGGAAGGTTTCAGACCGAGGATCCGGGTCAGGCTCAGCTCTTCTTCATCCCTATATCCTGCCACAAGATGCGAGGCAAG GGTACTTCATATGAGAATATGACCATAATTGTTCAGAACTATGTAGAGAGCTTTtga
- the LOC112200420 gene encoding DNA polymerase eta isoform X2, translated as MEGKERKKKKKCQWQGLKHPIPESLLMKNPELRGLPTAVVQYNSWQGGGLIAVSYEARKYGVKRSMQGAESKKVFPEIQLVQVPVARGKADLNSYRNAGSEVVSILSRKGLCERASIDEVYLDLNDAAETMLAEAPPESLEEIEEEALKSHVLGLDNEDGSEAKENVRKWLCKSNADLCDKLLACGALIVAELGLLVLKETEFTCSAGIAHNKVQHWLNELCEDLSERLQLDSDENKRIAHTLVLHATAYKASDSDSQKKFPSKSSPLRYGAAKIQEDALSLFQAALCEYLGLYTAKIQGSQNNRWGVTPLSVSASKILPIPSGTASIAKYFHGHQPSSSRKQSQDNFIEESSPMPPSGNENYSEVNVTTPQIEFPYKETTIKYAVPSLHQLEGKKDLLNDQKPCCSPKNQG; from the exons atggagggaaaagaaagaaagaagaagaagaaatgccAGTGGCAAGGCCTGAAACATCCGATTCCAGAGTCATTGCTCAT GAAAAATCCGGAGTTAAGGGGCTTACCAACGGCTGTGGTACAGTATAACTCATGGCAAGGTGGGGGCTTGATTGCTGTCAGCTATGAGGCCCGGAAATATGGTGTGAAGCG TTCAATGCAAGGTGCTGAGTCAAAGAAAGTCTTCCCAGAAATTCAGCTGGTCCAAGTCCCTGTAGCACGTGGTAAAGCTGACCTGAACTCATACCGGAATGCAGGTTCAGAG GTGGTTTCTATCCTATCAAGGAAGGGTCTATGTGAGAGGGCTTCAATTGACGAAGTGTATCTTGACCTTAACGATGCAGCAGAAACCATGTTAGCTGAAGCTCCTCCAGAAAGCTTGGAAGAAATTGAGGAGGAAGCTCTCAAGTCACATGTTTTGGGGCTCGATAATGAG GACGGAAGTGAAGCCAAAGAAAATGTGAGGAAATGGCTTTGCAAAAGCAATGCTGATCTATGTGATAAGCTTCTAGCTTGTGGGGCTCTCATTGTTGCAGAACTTGGGTTGCTAGTGTTGAAGGAGACAGAATTTACTTGTTCAGCTGGCATTGCTCATAATAAG GTTCAACACTGGCTTAATGAACTATGTGAAGATCTGAGTGAACGTCTTCAATTGGACTCGGATGAAAACAAAAGGATTGCTCATACGCTAGTGCTGCATGCCACAGCATACAAG GCCAGTGATTCAGATTCACAGAAGAAGTTCCCTTCTAAGTCTTCTCCCCTAAGGTATGGGGCTGCCAAGATACAAGAGGATGCTCTTAGCCTCTTTCAAGCTGCATTATGTGAATACTTGGGTTTGTACACAGCTAAAATTCAAGGAAGTCAAAATAACCGATGGGGAGTAACACCCCTCtccgtttcagcaagtaaaatTCTTCCCATACCATCA GGAACAGCTTCAATTGCAAAATACTTTCATGGTCATCAGCCATCCTCTTCCAGAAAGCAATCACAGGATAATTTCATAGAAGAATCTTCTCCCATGCCGCCTTCAG GTAATGAGAACTACTCGGAGGTGAATGTAACTACACCACAAATTGAGTTCCCTTATAAAGAAACTACGATCAAGTATGCTGTGCCTAGTTTGCATCAACTGGAAGGCAAAAAGGATTTGCTGAATGACCAG AAACCATGTTGCTCTCCAAAAAATCAGGGATAG
- the LOC112200420 gene encoding DNA polymerase eta isoform X1: MPVARPETSDSRVIAHVGMDCFYVQVEQRKNPELRGLPTAVVQYNSWQGGGLIAVSYEARKYGVKRSMQGAESKKVFPEIQLVQVPVARGKADLNSYRNAGSEVVSILSRKGLCERASIDEVYLDLNDAAETMLAEAPPESLEEIEEEALKSHVLGLDNEDGSEAKENVRKWLCKSNADLCDKLLACGALIVAELGLLVLKETEFTCSAGIAHNKVQHWLNELCEDLSERLQLDSDENKRIAHTLVLHATAYKASDSDSQKKFPSKSSPLRYGAAKIQEDALSLFQAALCEYLGLYTAKIQGSQNNRWGVTPLSVSASKILPIPSGTASIAKYFHGHQPSSSRKQSQDNFIEESSPMPPSGNENYSEVNVTTPQIEFPYKETTIKYAVPSLHQLEGKKDLLNDQKPCCSPKNQG; encoded by the exons atgccAGTGGCAAGGCCTGAAACATCCGATTCCAGAGTCATTGCTCATGTAGGTATGGACTGCTTCTACGTTCAAG TGGAACAAAGGAAAAATCCGGAGTTAAGGGGCTTACCAACGGCTGTGGTACAGTATAACTCATGGCAAGGTGGGGGCTTGATTGCTGTCAGCTATGAGGCCCGGAAATATGGTGTGAAGCG TTCAATGCAAGGTGCTGAGTCAAAGAAAGTCTTCCCAGAAATTCAGCTGGTCCAAGTCCCTGTAGCACGTGGTAAAGCTGACCTGAACTCATACCGGAATGCAGGTTCAGAG GTGGTTTCTATCCTATCAAGGAAGGGTCTATGTGAGAGGGCTTCAATTGACGAAGTGTATCTTGACCTTAACGATGCAGCAGAAACCATGTTAGCTGAAGCTCCTCCAGAAAGCTTGGAAGAAATTGAGGAGGAAGCTCTCAAGTCACATGTTTTGGGGCTCGATAATGAG GACGGAAGTGAAGCCAAAGAAAATGTGAGGAAATGGCTTTGCAAAAGCAATGCTGATCTATGTGATAAGCTTCTAGCTTGTGGGGCTCTCATTGTTGCAGAACTTGGGTTGCTAGTGTTGAAGGAGACAGAATTTACTTGTTCAGCTGGCATTGCTCATAATAAG GTTCAACACTGGCTTAATGAACTATGTGAAGATCTGAGTGAACGTCTTCAATTGGACTCGGATGAAAACAAAAGGATTGCTCATACGCTAGTGCTGCATGCCACAGCATACAAG GCCAGTGATTCAGATTCACAGAAGAAGTTCCCTTCTAAGTCTTCTCCCCTAAGGTATGGGGCTGCCAAGATACAAGAGGATGCTCTTAGCCTCTTTCAAGCTGCATTATGTGAATACTTGGGTTTGTACACAGCTAAAATTCAAGGAAGTCAAAATAACCGATGGGGAGTAACACCCCTCtccgtttcagcaagtaaaatTCTTCCCATACCATCA GGAACAGCTTCAATTGCAAAATACTTTCATGGTCATCAGCCATCCTCTTCCAGAAAGCAATCACAGGATAATTTCATAGAAGAATCTTCTCCCATGCCGCCTTCAG GTAATGAGAACTACTCGGAGGTGAATGTAACTACACCACAAATTGAGTTCCCTTATAAAGAAACTACGATCAAGTATGCTGTGCCTAGTTTGCATCAACTGGAAGGCAAAAAGGATTTGCTGAATGACCAG AAACCATGTTGCTCTCCAAAAAATCAGGGATAG
- the LOC112200420 gene encoding DNA polymerase eta isoform X3, with translation MQGAESKKVFPEIQLVQVPVARGKADLNSYRNAGSEVVSILSRKGLCERASIDEVYLDLNDAAETMLAEAPPESLEEIEEEALKSHVLGLDNEDGSEAKENVRKWLCKSNADLCDKLLACGALIVAELGLLVLKETEFTCSAGIAHNKVQHWLNELCEDLSERLQLDSDENKRIAHTLVLHATAYKASDSDSQKKFPSKSSPLRYGAAKIQEDALSLFQAALCEYLGLYTAKIQGSQNNRWGVTPLSVSASKILPIPSGTASIAKYFHGHQPSSSRKQSQDNFIEESSPMPPSGNENYSEVNVTTPQIEFPYKETTIKYAVPSLHQLEGKKDLLNDQKPCCSPKNQG, from the exons ATGCAAGGTGCTGAGTCAAAGAAAGTCTTCCCAGAAATTCAGCTGGTCCAAGTCCCTGTAGCACGTGGTAAAGCTGACCTGAACTCATACCGGAATGCAGGTTCAGAG GTGGTTTCTATCCTATCAAGGAAGGGTCTATGTGAGAGGGCTTCAATTGACGAAGTGTATCTTGACCTTAACGATGCAGCAGAAACCATGTTAGCTGAAGCTCCTCCAGAAAGCTTGGAAGAAATTGAGGAGGAAGCTCTCAAGTCACATGTTTTGGGGCTCGATAATGAG GACGGAAGTGAAGCCAAAGAAAATGTGAGGAAATGGCTTTGCAAAAGCAATGCTGATCTATGTGATAAGCTTCTAGCTTGTGGGGCTCTCATTGTTGCAGAACTTGGGTTGCTAGTGTTGAAGGAGACAGAATTTACTTGTTCAGCTGGCATTGCTCATAATAAG GTTCAACACTGGCTTAATGAACTATGTGAAGATCTGAGTGAACGTCTTCAATTGGACTCGGATGAAAACAAAAGGATTGCTCATACGCTAGTGCTGCATGCCACAGCATACAAG GCCAGTGATTCAGATTCACAGAAGAAGTTCCCTTCTAAGTCTTCTCCCCTAAGGTATGGGGCTGCCAAGATACAAGAGGATGCTCTTAGCCTCTTTCAAGCTGCATTATGTGAATACTTGGGTTTGTACACAGCTAAAATTCAAGGAAGTCAAAATAACCGATGGGGAGTAACACCCCTCtccgtttcagcaagtaaaatTCTTCCCATACCATCA GGAACAGCTTCAATTGCAAAATACTTTCATGGTCATCAGCCATCCTCTTCCAGAAAGCAATCACAGGATAATTTCATAGAAGAATCTTCTCCCATGCCGCCTTCAG GTAATGAGAACTACTCGGAGGTGAATGTAACTACACCACAAATTGAGTTCCCTTATAAAGAAACTACGATCAAGTATGCTGTGCCTAGTTTGCATCAACTGGAAGGCAAAAAGGATTTGCTGAATGACCAG AAACCATGTTGCTCTCCAAAAAATCAGGGATAG
- the LOC112200420 gene encoding DNA polymerase eta isoform X4, translated as MQVVSILSRKGLCERASIDEVYLDLNDAAETMLAEAPPESLEEIEEEALKSHVLGLDNEDGSEAKENVRKWLCKSNADLCDKLLACGALIVAELGLLVLKETEFTCSAGIAHNKVQHWLNELCEDLSERLQLDSDENKRIAHTLVLHATAYKASDSDSQKKFPSKSSPLRYGAAKIQEDALSLFQAALCEYLGLYTAKIQGSQNNRWGVTPLSVSASKILPIPSGTASIAKYFHGHQPSSSRKQSQDNFIEESSPMPPSGNENYSEVNVTTPQIEFPYKETTIKYAVPSLHQLEGKKDLLNDQKPCCSPKNQG; from the exons ATGCAG GTGGTTTCTATCCTATCAAGGAAGGGTCTATGTGAGAGGGCTTCAATTGACGAAGTGTATCTTGACCTTAACGATGCAGCAGAAACCATGTTAGCTGAAGCTCCTCCAGAAAGCTTGGAAGAAATTGAGGAGGAAGCTCTCAAGTCACATGTTTTGGGGCTCGATAATGAG GACGGAAGTGAAGCCAAAGAAAATGTGAGGAAATGGCTTTGCAAAAGCAATGCTGATCTATGTGATAAGCTTCTAGCTTGTGGGGCTCTCATTGTTGCAGAACTTGGGTTGCTAGTGTTGAAGGAGACAGAATTTACTTGTTCAGCTGGCATTGCTCATAATAAG GTTCAACACTGGCTTAATGAACTATGTGAAGATCTGAGTGAACGTCTTCAATTGGACTCGGATGAAAACAAAAGGATTGCTCATACGCTAGTGCTGCATGCCACAGCATACAAG GCCAGTGATTCAGATTCACAGAAGAAGTTCCCTTCTAAGTCTTCTCCCCTAAGGTATGGGGCTGCCAAGATACAAGAGGATGCTCTTAGCCTCTTTCAAGCTGCATTATGTGAATACTTGGGTTTGTACACAGCTAAAATTCAAGGAAGTCAAAATAACCGATGGGGAGTAACACCCCTCtccgtttcagcaagtaaaatTCTTCCCATACCATCA GGAACAGCTTCAATTGCAAAATACTTTCATGGTCATCAGCCATCCTCTTCCAGAAAGCAATCACAGGATAATTTCATAGAAGAATCTTCTCCCATGCCGCCTTCAG GTAATGAGAACTACTCGGAGGTGAATGTAACTACACCACAAATTGAGTTCCCTTATAAAGAAACTACGATCAAGTATGCTGTGCCTAGTTTGCATCAACTGGAAGGCAAAAAGGATTTGCTGAATGACCAG AAACCATGTTGCTCTCCAAAAAATCAGGGATAG